ATACCGGCGCCTTTCCCCGCGCCACCCACCGCCCTGGCTGCGGCGCCACCAACCCGGTCACGGTCTGGTGCTCCAACGACTACCTGGGCATGGGGCAGAACCGAAGCGTTCTCGACGCCATGCACGAGGCGCTCGAGCGCTGCGGCGCCGGCGCCGGCGGCACGCGCAACATCTCTGGCACGAACCATTACCACGTGCTGCTGGAGCAGGAGCTGGCCGACCTCCACGGCAAGGAATCGGCCCTGCTGTTCACCTCCGGCTACGTCTCCAACTGGGCCGCACTCGGCACTCTGGCCTCGCAGATCCCCGACTGCGTGGTGCTGTCCGACGCGCTGAACCACGCCTCGATGATCGAGGGCATCCGCCACAGCCGGGCCGAGAAGCGGATCTTCGCCCATAACGACGTCGAGGACCTCGACCGCAAGCTCGCCGATCTCGACCCGGAGCGGCCCAAGCTGGTCGCTTTCGAATCGGTCTACTCCATGGACGGCGACATCGCGCCGATCGCCGAGATCTGCGACGTCGCCGAGGCGCACGGCGCCATGACATATCTGGACGAGGTGCATGCGGTCGGCATGTATGGTCCGCGCGGGGGCGGCATCGCCGAGCGGGAAGGGCTGATGGACCGACTGACGGTGATCGAGGGGACGCTCGGCAAGGCGTTCGGCGTGGTCGGCGGCTATATCGCCGCCTCGACCGAGCTCTGCGACTTCGTGCGCAGCTTCTCCTCGGGCTTCATCTTCACCACAGCCCTTCCGCCGGCGGTCGCCGCCGGCGCGCGCGCCAGCATCCGCTATCTCAAGCAGAGCAGTCTCGAGCGCGACCTGCAGAAGGTTCGGGTCGCCGCGCTGCGCCGCAAGCTGGACGGCGCCGGCATCCCCCACATGCGCAACCCCAGCCACATCGTGCCGGTCATGGTCGGCGATCCCGTGCTTTGCAAGGAGATCAGCGACCGCCTGATGGCGGAGTTCGGGATGTACGTGCAGCCGATCAACTACCCGACAGTGCCGCGCGGCACGGAGCGGCTGCGCTTCACGCCCTCGCCGCTGCACGGCGAGGAGGACATCACCGCGCTGGTCGCGGCGCTGTCCGAGATCTGGTCGTCGCTCGGCCTGAAGACCGTGGCCGCCTAGAGCAGATCCGAGTTTGGTTGAGT
The Kiloniellales bacterium genome window above contains:
- the hemA gene encoding 5-aminolevulinate synthase: MNYQDYFKDRLAGLRDEGRYRVFANLERHTGAFPRATHRPGCGATNPVTVWCSNDYLGMGQNRSVLDAMHEALERCGAGAGGTRNISGTNHYHVLLEQELADLHGKESALLFTSGYVSNWAALGTLASQIPDCVVLSDALNHASMIEGIRHSRAEKRIFAHNDVEDLDRKLADLDPERPKLVAFESVYSMDGDIAPIAEICDVAEAHGAMTYLDEVHAVGMYGPRGGGIAEREGLMDRLTVIEGTLGKAFGVVGGYIAASTELCDFVRSFSSGFIFTTALPPAVAAGARASIRYLKQSSLERDLQKVRVAALRRKLDGAGIPHMRNPSHIVPVMVGDPVLCKEISDRLMAEFGMYVQPINYPTVPRGTERLRFTPSPLHGEEDITALVAALSEIWSSLGLKTVAA